One genomic segment of Mycolicibacterium gilvum includes these proteins:
- a CDS encoding nitroreductase family protein has product MADPTPSTSEALARLDMSLIDVMMTQRAVRRVYPDPVDDEIVMKCLEVALHAPTGANGQNWEFIVVKDYETKKKLAKRYRQAWNLYYQTVIRRVSKRDPSMAKTARAVQWQVDHFTEVPVLIVACLKLGPKDGRIPFVPMPHAALSGFYGSIYPSVQNLLLAARAMGLGASLITLPLWSVTSTRKTLGLPVSVTPCCVVPLGWPRGRYGPTTRRPVAEVMHLNTYGNRPWMGTG; this is encoded by the coding sequence ATGGCTGACCCCACCCCGTCCACGTCGGAAGCGCTTGCGCGCCTGGACATGTCGCTGATCGATGTGATGATGACCCAGCGCGCGGTGCGCCGGGTCTATCCCGATCCGGTCGATGACGAGATCGTGATGAAGTGCCTGGAGGTCGCGCTGCACGCGCCGACCGGAGCCAACGGCCAGAACTGGGAATTCATCGTCGTCAAGGACTACGAGACCAAGAAGAAGCTCGCCAAACGGTATCGGCAGGCATGGAACCTGTACTACCAGACGGTGATACGGCGGGTCTCCAAACGCGACCCGTCGATGGCCAAGACCGCCAGGGCGGTGCAGTGGCAGGTCGACCACTTCACCGAGGTGCCGGTGCTGATCGTGGCGTGCCTGAAGCTGGGTCCCAAGGACGGCCGGATCCCGTTCGTGCCGATGCCGCATGCCGCGCTGTCGGGGTTCTACGGCTCCATCTATCCGAGCGTGCAGAACCTGCTACTGGCCGCACGCGCGATGGGGCTCGGCGCGTCGCTGATCACGCTGCCGTTGTGGAGTGTGACGTCGACCCGCAAGACGCTGGGCCTGCCGGTGTCGGTGACGCCGTGCTGTGTGGTGCCGCTGGGCTGGCCCCGCGGCCGGTACGGGCCGACCACCCGACGGCCGGTGGCCGAGGTGATGCATCTCAACACCTACGGCAACCGACCGTGGATGGGGACCGGCTAG
- a CDS encoding LLM class flavin-dependent oxidoreductase, protein MLTASATGADSFWVGDHINSLVPRSVATPEHLGLAAKLVPKVDAILEPWTMLGHLAARHRGRLRFGVGVTDASRRHPAITAQAAATLHLLTRGRAILGIGVGEREGNEPYGVEWTKPVARFVEALATIRALWKSGGEPVTRESDYFPLRHAVFDLPPYKGRWPEIWVAAHGPRMLRATGRYADGWVPFVISRPADYARALDAVRTAASDNGRDPMAIVPAVNRTVVTGRTRADVDEALDSVIVKSVALAAPAEAWARHGVEHPLGSDFSGVQDLVPQMIDKEAALAYTASVPASLMKEICFHGTADEVLDQVAEWRDHGLRYLLVINGSQLNPKLRKGVSATLPYNRVLRGLKKL, encoded by the coding sequence CGCCAAACTCGTGCCGAAGGTCGACGCGATTCTGGAGCCGTGGACGATGCTCGGCCATCTCGCCGCGCGTCACCGCGGCCGCCTACGGTTCGGCGTCGGTGTGACCGACGCCAGTCGCCGCCACCCGGCGATCACCGCGCAGGCTGCGGCGACGCTGCATCTGCTGACCCGCGGGCGCGCGATCCTCGGTATCGGGGTCGGCGAGCGGGAGGGGAACGAACCCTACGGCGTGGAGTGGACCAAGCCCGTCGCCCGCTTCGTGGAGGCGCTCGCCACCATCCGTGCGTTGTGGAAGTCCGGCGGTGAGCCGGTGACGCGCGAATCGGACTATTTCCCGCTGCGGCACGCGGTGTTCGACCTGCCCCCGTACAAGGGCCGATGGCCGGAGATCTGGGTCGCCGCGCACGGACCCCGGATGCTGCGGGCCACCGGACGCTATGCCGACGGTTGGGTGCCGTTCGTGATCTCCCGGCCCGCCGACTATGCCCGCGCACTCGACGCGGTGCGCACCGCCGCGTCCGACAACGGCCGGGACCCGATGGCAATCGTGCCCGCGGTCAACCGGACGGTGGTCACCGGCCGCACCCGTGCTGATGTCGACGAAGCACTGGACTCGGTGATCGTGAAGTCGGTCGCGCTGGCGGCACCGGCGGAGGCCTGGGCGAGGCACGGCGTCGAACACCCGCTGGGTTCCGATTTCTCGGGCGTGCAGGATCTGGTCCCGCAGATGATCGACAAGGAGGCCGCTCTCGCCTACACCGCGAGCGTCCCGGCCTCGCTGATGAAGGAGATCTGCTTCCACGGCACCGCCGACGAGGTGCTCGACCAGGTGGCCGAGTGGCGCGACCACGGCCTGCGGTACCTCCTGGTGATCAACGGCAGCCAACTGAACCCGAAGCTGCGCAAGGGTGTCTCGGCGACGTTGCCGTACAACCGGGTGCTTCGCGGCCTCAAGAAGCTCTGA